The DNA region CTCCTCGTTGGGGCGCCCGTTCGACCTGGTGTTGGACTGGTCCCTGCTGGACGAGGCGTTCGCCTTCCTGGCCGAGTCGATCGGTCGGCCGGCGGCGACCGCCATCGCCGTGGGGGTGGTGCTGGTGCTGGTGGCCCTGCCGGTGCTGACCGCCCTGTCCACCGTACGACTGTCCAAGCTGCTGGTGCGCCACCGCACCGCCAGCACCCGGGTCCTGGCGTCGCTGGTGCTGGTGTGGGCCCTGCTCGCCGTCTTCCAAGCGCGGATCGTGACCGGGGTGCTGGTCGCCGACACCAACGCCAGCGCGATCGTCTACGACCACGTGGCGGAGGTACGGGAGCGGATCAACGACCGGGCGGCCTTCCGCGACGAGGTGGGGACCGACCGGTTCCGGGACGTACCGGCCGACCAGTTGCTGACCGGGCTGCGGGGCAAGGACGTCCTGATCGCCTTCGTGGAGAGTTACGGCCGGGACGCCGTCTCCGACCCGGAGTTCGCCTCGGTGCAGCGGCTGCTGGACGAGGGCGCCGGCCGGTTGCAGGCGGCCGGGTTCTCCTCGCGCAGCGGATTCCTCACCTCACCGACCATCGGCGGCGGCAGTTGGCTGGCGCACGCCACCCTGCTGTCCGGGTTGTGGATCGACAACAACCAGCGACACAAGAGCCTGCTGGCCAGTGACCGGTTCACCCTGGGGGAAGCCTTCCAGGGCGCCGGCTGGCGTACCGTCGGGGTGATGCCGGCGGTCAACCAGGCCTGGCCGGAGGGGAAGTTCTACGGCTACGAGCAGTTCTACAACGGCCCCGACCTCGGCTACCGGGGCCCCAGGTTCGCCTTCTCCCCGATGCCGGACCAGTACGCCATCAACGAGTTCCACCACCGGGAGCGGGTCGGCCCACGGGACCGTCCGGTGATGGCCGAGTTGGCCCTGGTCTCCAGCCACTCCCCCTGGACCAAGGTGCCCTCCCTGGTCGACTGGGCGGACATCGACGACGGCGAGGTGTTCCGCAAGGGCATCATCGGTACCCCGGCGGCGCAGGCCCGCACGGGTTACCGGCACGGGGTCAGCTACACCCTGCGTACCCTGATCTCCTACCTGGAGACCCACGGCGACGACGACACCGTGCTGGTGATCGTCGGTGACCACCAGCCCGCCCCGGTGATCACCGGGGACAATGCCAGCGCGGACGTGCCGATCCACCTGCTCGCGAAGGATCCCGCCGTACTGAAGCGGATCGCCGACTGGGGCTGGCAGGATGGTCTGACCCCGGATGCCGCCGCCCCGGTCTGGCCGATGGACTCCTTCCGGGACCGGTTCCTCACCGCCTTCGGCTCCACCCCGGCCCGCCCACAGGCCCACTCCCGCTGACCGGCCGAGGGGTGCGGCCGGCGGTGGTCGTACCGCCGGCCGCACCCCCGCATGCGGCTACCGTCGGTGGTGGCCGGCTGCCGCTAGCGTCGGCTCCACTGCTGGTTGGGCTGGCCGTTGCAGGTCCACAGGACGAGCCGGGTGCCGTTGGCCGTTGCCCCACCGTTGGCGTCCAGGCAGAGGCCGGACTGCACCCCGCTGATGGTGCCGTTGGCGTTGAGGTTCCACTGCTGGTTCGTCCCGCCGTGGCAGTCGTAGATGGTGACCCGGGTGCCCGGGGAGGTGCCGTACCCCTCGGCGTCCAGGCACTTGTTGCCGTAGACCGTCAGGGCCCGACCGGAGGTGTAGCTCCACTGCTGGTTGGTGCCGCCGTGACAGTCCCACAACTGCAACTGGGTGCTGTTGGCCGTGCTGTAACCCGGCACGTCGACACACCGGCCGGACTGGTTGCCGACGATCGCGCCGGTGCCGGGAGCCGGGGTGGGGGTGGGCGTGGGCGTGGGGGTGCCGCCGTTACCGGGGGTGCCGATGCTGCCGGGCACCGACTGCAGGGCGTTGTACCAGACCGCGGCCATCTTGTCGTAGCCGTTGGCGGTCGGGTGGACGCCGTCGATCAGGTCGCCGGTGGTCAGGGCGGCGTGCATGTTGACCAGGTGGACCCGCTTGCCCGCGTTCACCTTGCTCTGCACGATGCCGGGGATCGCCGCGTTGAAGGTGCGTACCGCCGCCGCCTGGTTGGTGTTCGACAGGGTGATGATCTGCGCGACGAACACCTCCGCGGTGGGAGCGGTGTTGGTGATCCGGTCGATCAGGGTGGAGAGCCGGTTCGGGGCGGTGCTGACCTGGTAGTTCTGGAGTATGTCGTTGGTGCCGATGTGCAGCAGCACGGTCTGCGGCCGCTGGGTGTTCAGCCAGTTGACGATGTTCGCGTCGATCTGGTCGATGCGCCAGCCCGGGTGCCCCTGATGGTCCCGGTCACCGAGGCTGGTCGGCCCGTTGAACTGCGACCCGACGAAGTCCACCGTGTATCTGCCGTTGACCAGGCGCTGCCACAGGCCGATCCGGTAGCCCCCCGGGATCTGGGTGCCCTCGGTGATCGAGTCACCGAGCGGCATCACCCGCACCCCACCGTTGGACTCCGCGCTGGCGGCCCCGCCCGACACCACCACACCGCTGACCGCGAGAGCGACCGCAGCCGCCACCGCAAGCCATCGTGCCTTCCTACCCATCCCCACTCCTGCCACTAGTCCCGCAGCTCACTGAAACTGTGAGCGCTAACACTCATAGCAGTCGATATTCCCACCCCCACCCACCCCCGTCAACATCCACTCCCACTCCCACGCCCGCCCCGCCACGGCTGACCTCGCCCCGTCCCCGCCCCGCCGACCCAACCCACCCCGGCGATCTTGCACTTTGTGTCGCCGCATAAGCCACAAAAGCCGTGTAACAGCGACCAAAAGTGCAAGATCAGCGCGGACAGGGGCGCGGACAGGGAGGGCGGGCGGGGCGAGGGGCGGCCAGGGTGGGTCAGGGAGTGGGTTTTTGGGCTATGAGGATGTCGCGGACGATGGCCTGGTCGACGCGGTGAGAGAGGGTGCGCCAGGGGCCGTGGTCCAGCACGGTCAGGCCGGCGGCGGTCAGCTGTTCGGCGGCGGCCTCCCGGCGGGCCACGTTGGTGTTCCAGGAGATGCCGAGCGCGCCGCCGGGGCGCAGCAGCCGGGCCCAGCCCGGCACGGCCGCGGCGAGCAGGGCCAGGGGGTCGCGGGCCAGCCCGTCGTTGGTACGACTGCCGTGCTGCACGCCGTACGGTGCGTCGGCGACCACCAGGTCGACGCTCTCCGGGCGGAAGAACTCACCGACCCGGGTGGTGTCGGCGCTTACCACGTCCACGGTCTGCACGTCGCCGGCCTTGTGCGCCTCCTTCGAGGCGGCCAGTTCCAGCCGCAGTCGACGGCCGACCACCTTGCGTTCCCGGCGTACCGGACCGGACTCCAGCACCCGGTGCTTGACCCGTTTGCGCTTGAGCCAGGTGGTGAGAAACGCCTGGTACGCCTCGAAGTCCTTGCTGTCGCGGTCCAGGCCGGCGGCGTGGAAGCCGTACATCATCGCCTGGTTGAGGGTGGTCCCCCGGCCGCACAGCGGATCGAGTACCCGGAACCGCCGGGTCAGCAGCTCGTCGGCCGAGTCCGAGGCGAGCAGGGTGAGGTTGAGCAGCAGCTTGGTGAACTGCTCGTTGGTCTTGCCGGGGTACTTGAGGATGGTGATCAGGTCGTCGTCGAAGCGGTCCAGCCGGGTCAGCGGCACCGGGCGCAGCAGATCCTCGACGAACTCGAAGATGGCGTACGCGCTGGACAGGTTGCTCAGCAGCGCCACCTCCCGCTCGCTGAGCCCCTCCTCGACCCCGAAGGTGACGTAGTCGACCCCGCCCACGGTGGCCGTCTGCACCGCCCCGAGGCGTCCGCCGAGCACCCTCTCACCGAAGATCTCCAGCTCCGCCCGCGTCAGCTCGACCGCCGCCCCGGAGTACACCCGGTTGCTCGAAGGCAGGATCAGTACCCCATACCGTTTCACGACCAGCCACTATTCCACGGCGGCAGCCGCCCTCCCCCGCCGCCCCGCGCAGCGGGGTGGTGCCCGCAGGTCCACCGTCGGACCTGCGGGCACCACGTGATCGAGCGGTGTCAGGGTCAGGCGGGCAGGCCGCCGACCTGGGTGTTGATCCAGGAGCGGATCGAGGGCAGGTCACCGTAGATGGACGGGGCGGTGGCGCAGGTGGAGCTGTTGTTGCCGGCGCGGCTGGTCGCACCGATCACGTTCCACACGCCGTTGATCTTCCGCACCTGAGGGCCACCGGAGTCGCCGTAGCAGGCACCGGC from Micromonospora sp. NBC_01739 includes:
- a CDS encoding sulfatase-like hydrolase/transferase, whose protein sequence is MSTSDAVLTTSTDESHPTTDSAAEATSVDKPVSRRRRVLSRVVTVLAVALVLAAFTLPHQPWRMQPGAFLRIPLEALLLAAALLALPGRPRRMVAALAGLLLGLVVLVKIGDLGFYSSLGRPFDLVLDWSLLDEAFAFLAESIGRPAATAIAVGVVLVLVALPVLTALSTVRLSKLLVRHRTASTRVLASLVLVWALLAVFQARIVTGVLVADTNASAIVYDHVAEVRERINDRAAFRDEVGTDRFRDVPADQLLTGLRGKDVLIAFVESYGRDAVSDPEFASVQRLLDEGAGRLQAAGFSSRSGFLTSPTIGGGSWLAHATLLSGLWIDNNQRHKSLLASDRFTLGEAFQGAGWRTVGVMPAVNQAWPEGKFYGYEQFYNGPDLGYRGPRFAFSPMPDQYAINEFHHRERVGPRDRPVMAELALVSSHSPWTKVPSLVDWADIDDGEVFRKGIIGTPAAQARTGYRHGVSYTLRTLISYLETHGDDDTVLVIVGDHQPAPVITGDNASADVPIHLLAKDPAVLKRIADWGWQDGLTPDAAAPVWPMDSFRDRFLTAFGSTPARPQAHSR
- a CDS encoding ricin-type beta-trefoil lectin domain protein, producing MGRKARWLAVAAAVALAVSGVVVSGGAASAESNGGVRVMPLGDSITEGTQIPGGYRIGLWQRLVNGRYTVDFVGSQFNGPTSLGDRDHQGHPGWRIDQIDANIVNWLNTQRPQTVLLHIGTNDILQNYQVSTAPNRLSTLIDRITNTAPTAEVFVAQIITLSNTNQAAAVRTFNAAIPGIVQSKVNAGKRVHLVNMHAALTTGDLIDGVHPTANGYDKMAAVWYNALQSVPGSIGTPGNGGTPTPTPTPTPAPGTGAIVGNQSGRCVDVPGYSTANSTQLQLWDCHGGTNQQWSYTSGRALTVYGNKCLDAEGYGTSPGTRVTIYDCHGGTNQQWNLNANGTISGVQSGLCLDANGGATANGTRLVLWTCNGQPNQQWSRR
- a CDS encoding TRM11 family SAM-dependent methyltransferase, which gives rise to MKRYGVLILPSSNRVYSGAAVELTRAELEIFGERVLGGRLGAVQTATVGGVDYVTFGVEEGLSEREVALLSNLSSAYAIFEFVEDLLRPVPLTRLDRFDDDLITILKYPGKTNEQFTKLLLNLTLLASDSADELLTRRFRVLDPLCGRGTTLNQAMMYGFHAAGLDRDSKDFEAYQAFLTTWLKRKRVKHRVLESGPVRRERKVVGRRLRLELAASKEAHKAGDVQTVDVVSADTTRVGEFFRPESVDLVVADAPYGVQHGSRTNDGLARDPLALLAAAVPGWARLLRPGGALGISWNTNVARREAAAEQLTAAGLTVLDHGPWRTLSHRVDQAIVRDILIAQKPTP